The Triticum urartu cultivar G1812 chromosome 5, Tu2.1, whole genome shotgun sequence genome contains the following window.
GCGGAGGAGTGAGCGGCGAGGGCCTTCTGGTAGTCCTGGAGCTCGTCGTAGTAGATGTCCCAGACGCAGCGGACGCAGCCGCTGCCGCAGCAGTCGCCGGGGAGCGGCTTCTCGGGCGGCTCCGGGGCCGGGGTCGCCGGCGCGTCGGTCTTCTtggcgtcggccatggtgggcGCCGTAGGGAGGCGGCGGGATAGGTGGATGAGAGGGCGCCCCGGCGCGGGGAAGAGAGGCGGGATCGGAGAGGCCGGGCCGCGGAGGACGGCGCCCAGCATGCGGGCGGGGGGAAGGGGAAAGCGATGGGAAGTCGTTTCCCGATTGGTTGGCTGGAGTTTAGAGGGAGGACGAGTCCAACTGGCGCAAGCGATCGAGCGGAGGGAACACACACCGCGGCGCGTCGTGTTTGGCGAAAACTCTTAAAAAGCACTGCCATGGACAAAAAAAATTACGAAGGAATtagatgtgctctagttattgcacatctaaatgagtgaatcaagtataaaaaaaagaaaaaaaatattcaCACGAATCTCGATGTAAGATCAATGATATATGACTTAGATATCTAGgcgtgctttagcaaaactgtttTAAATACGACCAAAGAAACATTGTTTGGCACATGACGCAACCAACAAGCGGTGCTATCTCGTAACGCCGTAGATTAGCAAGGTAATGAGAAAATCTATTTTGATAGCGTGCAATTTTCAACGAAATAAATTGACGGTTCTCCAAGATGCTTTTGATCTTCAACACCAAGTGTCCATAAGAGGAACGCTCCATGACTGGTTGGTTAGCGCAGCGACGTAGTAGAATTGTTCGATTAGATCATGAAGCTCTGATTGTTGTAGGCTTAGTGCATTCCTTTCCGTCATCACACTAGGTTTGGTTTCGAGGGCATTATTGCAATGAAACTAAAATTTGTAAGCCAAAATGGTTACAACCCCTCTGAATCTCTAAGCACCATTCCAGTACCCGCTTTACCAGTTTCTTTCACGAACGACCCGTCAACCGAGAGCGCCACCTAGTTAGGAGGTGGCGGAGGCCATGTGGGGCTCTACTTAGGCTGCTTCGAAGGATCACTGCAAGTGGATACTTCGATAGATGCCTTTCCTTTTATTGTACTTTTAATAGACTGCTTCTCTTTGTGAGCCGAGGAGGAAAAGTAGCTGCATAGGTAATCTCACCTCAGTGTCAAGAAGCATATAATTACGGAGACACCATATCCTCCAATCAACTT
Protein-coding sequences here:
- the LOC125510206 gene encoding uncharacterized protein LOC125510206, with protein sequence MLGAVLRGPASPIPPLFPAPGRPLIHLSRRLPTAPTMADAKKTDAPATPAPEPPEKPLPGDCCGSGCVRCVWDIYYDELQDYQKALAAHSSAADPSGDKASADEKKIKS